The stretch of DNA AGGGGAAATGGCATTTATCCAAGTCGGTCGTCGAGCCGATTTTGTTGCTGCAAGTAATGGAGCCATTGCAATTATGACCTTTGATGATATTGAAAAATTAAAATTAAAACAACCCTATTTAGCCGTTAAATTAATCAGTCTGGTGACTCGTAATCTTGTTAATGATTTACGTCAAAAAAATAAAAAAAGCTCAACAGAAATGATTGTATTATTAGCCGATTATAATTTGTTTTCTGATTTGCTGAATTTAGTTAAGGATCATCTTCATATCATTAAAAACTTTTCGATTGTAACGACTGAAAAATTAAAAACATTCTTGGAAGCAACAACAGATTTAACCATCAGTCAAGTCATCGAACCCCAATGTTTGATTTTAGGTGAAACGGCCATCGGTTCCCAAATTCTGTTAGATCAAGTGAAAGCAATTTTTTATTTACGCGATGCGGTGACAATTGAATCTAATCCGCCATCCTTTGAAGCTTTATCTCGTCTGTGTGATTTGCAACAGGTTTTGTTTGCGACAAATTTATTAACAGCTAATGCTGTTTTTCAATATTTGGAGTAACCCCAAAAATTACATTAATTGAAATGAATTAAAAGGAGCTTAAACCCCATGAACAAGCAAGTTTTAATTTTAGGAGGTCGAGGACGAATTGGCAACAGTGTTGCTGAAGATTTGGCTCAATATACCTCTGCTGATATTACAATTACCGGACGGAAACTTAAGGGAAATCTTGCCCTAAATCCTCGGTTTCAGGTCTTAGAATTAGAGTTAGAAGATCAACAGAAATTAGAAATAGCGATCGCAAATTCCGATTTAGTCATCCACTGTGCAGGGCCCTTCCATTATCGAGATACCGAGGTGTTACAAGCCTGTATTCGACAGAACGTTAATTATATTGATGTTAGTGATAATCGTGGATTTACCAGTCGGATTTTAGAGCATTCTGAAGCCGCTAAAAAGGCTGGAGTTACTGCTATTATTAATACAGGTATTTTTCCGGGTATTTCTAATAGTATGGTGCGTCAAGGCGTTGAACAATTTGATCAGGTTGAAAAGATCCATTTAAGTTATGTCGTTGGGGGGTCTGGCGGTGCGGGAATAACCGTAATGCGAACCACCTTTTTAGGATTACAACGTCCGTTTGAAGTGTGGATAAACGGACAATGGAAAATTATTAAACCCTATAGTGAACGAGAAACCATTGAATTTCCTCCCCCCTACGGAAAAACAGGAGTTTATTGGTTTGATATGCCAGAATGTTTCACCTTAGTAGACTCTTTTCCGGTTAAAACTGTAATTACAAAATTTGGCACTGTTCCCGATTTTTATAATTATCTTACCTGGAGTGTCGCCCATTGGTGGCCTGCGAGTTGGTTACAAAATCCAGCCGTGATTGAGTTTCTATCTCACGTCAGTTATCGCATGACCAATGTTACGGATATTGGGAGTGGAATTGGGGTCGCTGTTCGGTCTTGTGTCACCGGAATTAAACAGGGGAAAACCGTTGATTTTTGTTCTACAATTGTTCATGAAAATACTGCTACAATTGCCGGAATAGGAACCGGAACAATTGCAGAATTGTGCTTAAACGGTGAACTCCAAAAACCCGGTGTTTGGCCCGTTGAACAAGTATTATCAACTCCCTTATTTGAAGCCGCGATGAACAACCGAGGAGTTAACATTCAAACCTCGTAGGGTGCGTAAGCGCAGCGCACGCACCAGCCTAGAATTTATTGTAACTCTTTAAGACGATCTAACGCATCTTGATAGGACGTTTTTCGGCCTAATTTTTCATAGAGTTCGGCTGCTTTTTGGAAATCGGCGATCGCTTTAATTTTATCCTTTAATTCCAAATAAGCTAAGGCTCGATTATAATAAGCATCAGCAAAACCCGGATTTAAACGAATTGCTTCGGTGTAATCTTCAATTGGATTGGGAGCGCGAGTCGGTTCAATAATTTGAGCCGCCAAAAGGGTTCGAGCAATCCCCCGATTAAAAAAAGCTTCAGGATTATTAGGATTTAATTCAATCGCTTGATTAAAAGCATCAATCGCATCCCAAGTTTCCCCTTGATCTAATAACGTTAATCCTTGAAAATAAAACGCTTGATAACTTTGAGGATGATCTAAAGATACAGGATTCGCTTCTGGCGGTTTTTCATCAATCACTAAATCCGATGATTTTAATCCCGTTTCTAATAATTCTCCCATAAATAAATTAATCGGAATTGCCGCATTAAATCCGGTTTTAATCGGAGCCACATCACCGGAACTGGTTTGAGCAAAACCAAATTCTCCCTGTCCATGTAACCCCACTACACGGCCTTCAGAATCGAAAACCGGCCCCCCACTCATGCCACTCCAAGTCACCGCTTGATAGCGTAAATTATAGCCTTCTGGACGATTTTTCGGGCGACTGGTGACTAATCCAGGGGATAATTCTGGTTCCCGTTCAACACCTGTTAATCCCCCCGTTGCGGGATATCCATAAACATAAATTTGAACACCAATCACCGCCTGTTCAGAATTACCTAATGTCGCAACCGGATACTGTTGAGAACTCTCAAATTGAACAATCGCTAAATCCGGTTCTTGATCATCATTTTGTAAGCGAATAACCTTCAAACTGGGATGATTTGTACTATCATACGTCCGCACACTATATTGAACATTGGGATCTTCAACAACATGATTTACCGTCAAAACCGTATAAGTTTTGCCATTTTTAGCAATAATGACCCCCGAACCATCCCCTAACTGACTATTAATTTGTACCGTAATTGGTGCAGCAATTTCCGCTACCTGTTGCGCCGTTTTTGCCATTACAATTGTCGATTGACTGACAACTATTGCAGCCACCGTTGCTGTTCCTGTTAGGAGATAAAGAAAAGAATCAGACGAAAACAACCCTAAACCCATAATTCAACCCCTCTGTATGAATTCCCTTGATTTGCTATCATCCGTTACCCACTCCCCGTTAAAAATTTGGATAAAAATTAGCAAGAGGACAATATGATCCATAGACGTAAATTCACCGGATTTTGTTCATCATTTTTCTGACTTCTATTTTAAGCTAATCTCAATTCTGTGAAAACAATAGAACACTTCTGACTTCCTCCCCCTGTAGAGACTTGTAGGGTCAGCGCTATTTCACTCTCAAAGTTTCTTATCCCTAGACACAAGATGCAGTGGGATGTTCAGGCAATATTTTCTCGTTTTTATGATCCGTCTAATTTTTATATGAGATATCAATGTTGTTTTGAACTTGATAAACAACTTAATGAGGAGGTAGAGACCTTCCATGGAAGGTCTCTACCTCCTGTAACTCATGCGATCGCACAACGGGAGCATTAAGAACTATTTTGACTTCTGAACCAACCTAGAAAATCTGCTGTCTTAGGAAAATATTTATTAATACCAGCCTCCTGTAAAATTTCTTTGATATCTGGCTTGCCAAACTCTTTAGAATTATTTGTTAACAATGCTTTTTGAAGACTGGGATATTGTTGGGAATGATCAATAATACATTGTAAAATTAAATTATCACGAAGCTGTTTATCTTTTTTAAAGATTGGCTGATTAAACGTTTTAACAATACTATCTTTTCTAAGTTCAATCAAATTTAATTGATGGCAATTGCAAACTAAATTAATTCCATCAACAAAACATTGATGAAAATCATTTAACGATTTCTCATAAGACAATTTAGCTTCCCGTAATTTTGTTAATAATAGACTAGGATCTTGTCCAAAATTTCGGCTTTCTTCGTTAATCTGTATATCAAGATGATTCAGAAATATAGTTCGTTGTTTGCGCTCATTTTCTAAAGCAATAATCGCTTCCATATAACATAAACTAGGCATGATTAAATTAACTCCCATCGGAGGATGTTTTAGCATTTCTTCGGCTTCTTTGTCCTGACCTTTAGCAATTGCCATAATCAAGTTAGTTTCAACATAGAGAATCATGAAAGCTTGACCTCTACTACATCAACTCCTTGCTCGTTTATTCCATGATCCAGTTTCTCTAGCAAACCGATTTTTTTGATTTCTTCTAAAAATGGGGGATGAGAAGATTGCCATTGATAAGCTAAATCGCTTAACCAAGCTTCCATGAGACTTACAAAATAGTCGTAAAATATCCTTTTTTTTCTAAATTCGGGTTCATAAGGGCTTAAAGTATCGGCTGTAGTCAATACACAAATAGGCTCCAGCCAATGCTCAGTTCCCCATTTAAAAATACTAATTTTTTCTATATCAGCTAACATCCCAAATGGAATATTACCATGAGCTTGTGCTAATAAATCTGTAATTTTGGTATGGATTTGGGCATCTTTTGTGCTGGTTTTAATATCAACCAGTAAGACCGGGTTGCCGTTTTTGTCTTTAGCAACAATATCAGCATTAATGAACAATCGCAAAACTTGAGAATTGATAGAATTACCTGTGCTAATGTCCATAATTACCTTCTTTTTCAATATAATCTATTGACGTAAATTCACCAGATTTTGTTTAGGATCTCCCTCAATTTTATCAAACGGGATATTTTATATTTGAGTCATTTTGATTGGAGGGGAGGGTGAGCAATAGCCCACCATGCCCGTTAATTTAACCTCTCATTTTTTCCGACCAAACGCGAGTCGGTAAACCCCAAACATAGATAAATCCTTCCGCCGCTTTGTGATCAAATACATCCTCAGAACCGTAGGTTGCTAAGTCGTGACTGTAGAGAGAATTGCTAGATTTCCGTCCAACAATTGTGGCATTTCCCTTAAACAATTTGACTCGCACAACACCAGAAACCCGTTCTTGAGTTTGTTCTATAAAAGCATCCAAGGCTGCTTTTAAAGGACTGTACCACAAGCCATTATAAACTAACTGGCTATAGGTTTCTTCAATGCCGCGTTTATAACGAGTCACATCGGCCGTTAACGTTAAACTTTCTAAATCTCGGTGGGCATTAATTAACACAATCATCGCCGGAGATTCGTAAATTTCGCGTGATTTAATCCCTACTAAACGGTTTTCAATCATGTCAAGACGCCCAACACCATGATTTCCGGCAATTTCATTTAATTTTCCAATTAATTGAACCCCGTTCATAGTTTCCCCGTTTAAACTGATGGGAACTCCGGTGTCAAACCCGATTTCAATATATTCTGGTTCATTGGGAGTTTCAGCAATGGGTTTCGTCATCGCATAAACTTCTTCCAAGGGTTCTGTCCAAGGATCTTCTAATGGCCCTGCTTCAATAGCAATCCCTAACAAATTTTTATCTAAACTGTAGGGAGAGGATTTTTTCACCGGGGAAGCAATGCCAAATTTTTCTCCATAAGCAATGGTTTCTTCCCGACTCATTCCCCATTCCCGCGCCGGAGCCAGAATTTTTATTTTCGGGTTTAATGCACCAATGGAGACATCAAACCGCACTTGGTCGTTCCCTTTTCCGGTACAACCATGAGCAATAGCATCAGCACCGTATTTTTCGGCGACTTCCACTAAGGTTTTGGCAATTAACGGCCGAGCTAAGGCTGTTGCTAAGGGATAACGGTTTTCATACAACGCATTGGCTTGAATGGCCGGGAAAGCGTAATCTTTAACGAAACTTTCCTGCACATCAATAACCAGGGACTCGACAGCACCAGAGTCTAAGGCTTTTTGTTTGACTGGCCCTAGTTCATCGCCCTGTCCTAAGTCTACGGCGAGGGTGATCACTTCTTTGACGCCAAATTCATTTTTTAAGTAGGGGATACAAACGGAAGTATCCACCCCACCAGAATAAGCAAGCACAACTTTTTCAGCGCGACCCATGATTAATGTTTTCTCCTGAAGTAACCAAATGTTACATTATCCCCCCTTTTAGGTTGCTAGGATGTCAGGGTTTATGTAGATTTTGGCAAATATAGCAGGGAACAGGGAACAGGGAACAGGGAACAGGTAGGAAAAGATTTCTCAGTCTATGTCCTAACACCCCAGGCGGGACTGCTATATCCGGTGTCTGTTACCATCGGATACGGTTGGGACAGGTTTACCCCAGTTGTTTGGGGGTGACAAAATTCCTGAGAGAACCTACCGCTACAACCGTTTAAAATAAAAGGGATCTGAATTCTGTTTTAAAATTACCGTGTTTTTAACTGTTGTCATTCCGACTTATAATCGTTTATCGATTTTACAAAAGTGTTTAAAAGCTTTAGAAAAACAACAATATCATCATCCTATTACTAATTATGAAGTGGTTTTAGTTGATGATGGTTCAACGGATGGAACGTTAATTTGGTTAGAGGAAAATCGGTTAGGATTTCCCCATGTTCGGGTATTTTGTCAATCTCATCAAGGCCCTGCTGCGGCTAGAAATTTAGGAGTTGAACAAGCGCAGGGAGAAATTATTATTTTTATTGATAGTGATTTAGTGGTGACAGAAACGTTTTTACAATGTCACGGGGATGCTTTGGCTGAAGGATACAAAACCTCAGAGAAAGTTTTTACCTATGGTCGGGTGATTAATACTTGTAATTTTGAAAATCCGACTTCTGAACCTTATAAAATAACGGATTTCTCGGCGGCTTATTTTGCGACAGGGAATGTTGCGATCGCTCGTCATTGGTTAATTGAAGCCGGATTATTTGATCATCAATTTCAACAATATGGCTGGGAAGATTTAGAATTAGGAGTTAGGTTAAAGAAATTAGGCTTAAAATTAATTAAATGTCCTGATGCTGTCGGTTATCATTGGCATCCAGCTTTTAGTTTAGAACAATTACCTAAATTAATAGATCGAGAAATTCAACGGGGAAGAATGGGAGTTTTATTTTATCAAAAACATCCCTGTTTTGAAGTTAAAATGATGATTCAGATGACCATATTACATCAAATTTTATGGGGTTTACTATCCTTGGGAGGACGTTTGAACGAAAAAACAATGGCTGGATTTTTACAAGGTTTAATTGATCAAGGAAAACCTCAGTTAGCGTTAGAAATTGCCAGAATATTTCTAAATTGGTATAATGTTAAAGCTGTTTATGCAGCTTACAATCAATTAAAGTAGGATGGGCTTTGCCCATCTTAAAACGAATTATAAACTCGATTCTGAATCAGGAGCAATTTCTAACCCTGGTATTTGTTTCAGTTGTTGCTGTTCTGTAATTAAATCCGATAAAGAATCAATATTCACACCTATTTTATGACAGGCGGCTTGTAATTCTTCCATAAATTTATCCACATCATTGCCATAACCTGATAGTTGAGTCGCATTAGCAATGCCTTGTTTAGCATTAGCTTTAGCACAGTCAATTAATTCAATGCCTGTAAGCGGTTTTGATGTAGTCATAGTTAACTTATTAATCCTATTAATGACAATGGCTCAATTCCGTCTAAAATTACTCCCTCTTAAGGGGGAATATTGATCTATTTTAGCAAAATTTGGTCTGAGTCGGCGTCTTCAAATTTATATCCTACCCCCGTCACCGTTTTGATAAAGCTAGGATGGGAAGGATCAGGTTCAATTTTTTTCCGCAGTCTGGCCACATGGGTATCCACAACTCGTTCATCCCCAAAAAAGTCATCTCCCCACAGTTTATCAATCAGTTGGGTACGAGTCCACACCCGACCCGGATAACTAATAAAAGTTGATAATAAATTAAATTCTAAAGTTGTTAAATCTAGGGGTTCTGTGTCACCTGATTCTAACTGACGGCTGGCTATTCTTTGGTCTAAATCTACTAAAAAATGGGGGGTTTGATAAGTTTGATTTTGTTGACCTCCTTGGCGAAAACTGCGTCTTAATAGTGCTCTAACTCTGGCGACTAATTCCCTAGGACTAAAGGGTTTAACAAAATAATCATCCGCGCCTGTTGATAAGCCAATAATTCGATCTAATTCTTCGCCTTTGGCGGTTAACATTAAAATATAGGGATCTTTTTGTCCGGGTTTTTGGCGAATTCTAGCACAAACTTCTAATCCATCTAACCCCGGTATCATTAAGTCTAAAATAATTAAATCGGGTTGTAGTTCTTGAAATTTTTGTAACGCTGCTAACCCATTATTAGAAATCTGACAAGAAAATCCTTCCGCTTCTAAGGTGTGCTGAATTAAACGAGCAATTTCGGGTTCATCCTCAACAATTAAAATATCCATAAATAGGAATTTAGAGTTAAACTTTAGTATAATTGTAGAATAAAAGGGGCAATCACATCCGGTGCTACTTCAATCATCGCTATAAAATTGATTCTGAAAATTCGACTCCAGGAGAAAATTATGCCGTTAGGAATGTTAGTGGATGGACAATGGACAACGGAATGGACAGAACGAGATCAACAAGGTCGATTTAATCGAATGCCAACTCGATTTAGAAATTGGATTAAAGCGGATAAATCTAGTGAATTTAGACCCGAATTAAATCGTTATCATCTTTATGTCTGTTTGGCTTGTCCTTGGGCGCATCGTACCTTGATCATGAGAAGTATTAAGGGGTTAAATAACGCTATTGGTTTATCAATTGTTGATCCTGAAATGGGGGATAATGGATGGGAATTTTCGGATAATTCCGGTTGTATTCCAGATCAAGTGAATGGGGCAAAATATTTGCGCGAAGTTTACTTAAAAGCCAATGCTCAATATACTGGGCGAGTAACAGTTCCGATTTTATGGGATAAACAAAAACAAACTATTGTTAATAATGAGTCCCGTGAGATTATTCGGATGTTTGATCATGAATTTCAAGACTATGCTGAATCAGAAATTAACTATTGTCCTGAGTCTTTAAAGCCAAAAATTGATCATACAATTGATGCGATTTACGAACCGATTAATAATGGCGTTTATCGGTCGGGTTTTGCATCCTCTCAATTGGCTTATGAGGAAGCTGTGACAGAACTCTTTCAGCAGTTAGATCATTGGGAGACGGTTCTTAAAACCCAGCGTTATTTATGTGGAAATCAATTAACAGAAGCGGATATTTGTCTGTTTACAACGTTGTTACGATTTGATGCTGTTTATCACGGTCATTTTAAATGTAACCTCCGGCGAATTATTGATTATCCGAATTTGTGGAATTATCTCAAAGATATTTATCAATATCCGGGGGTAAAAGAAACTTGCAATTTAGATCATATTAAACGTCATTATTATAAAAGTCAAACCCAAGTTAATCCCACTCGCATTGTTCCTAATGGGCCAATTATTGACTTTGAAGAACCTCATAATCGAGATCGATTTCTAACTTAAGATAGATGTAAAAAACAATTCAATAAATTTTGATCAGTTTATTAATTTTGAATTAAAAAAATGAGGAATCGTCAACGTATTCAATCAAAATTTAAAACTCCTGCTTTTAACATTAGGAACAAAAAATCAATTTTTTTGAAGCTTAAATTTTCATTATTTTATCAATGGGGTTTAACTTTATTGCTAGTAATTATTATCAGTAGCTTAACCCTTAAACCCGCATTTTCGCAACAACCTGTTACGGTTAAAGTCCTGGTTCAAGCTTTAGAGTCAACCCAATGGGAACCGATGATCAAAAGCTTCCATCAAACCCATCCCAAAATCCGTTTAGAAGTTGTTAAAGCCCCTAATAATACTAATCTTGTTGAAGATTTATATACCTCTGCTTATTTATTAGGGGATTCTCCCTATGATTTGGCTTATATGGATGTGGTTTGGGTACAGAAATTTGCAGCAGCCGGATGGTTAGAAAATTTAACCGAAAAAGTTGAATCTGAGGAATTAAACGCTTATATTCAGGGCGACGTTGAAGGAGGAAAATATCAAGATAAATTGTACAGAATGCCTTTTAGAACGGATGTAGGAATGCTATATTATCGAAAAGATCTATTACAAAAAGCGGGATTAAAGCCTCCTAAAACCTTTGAAGATTTAATCAATATTTCTAAAACCATTCAAGACCAAAATTTAGCGAAATGGGGTTATGTTTGGCAAGGAAAACAATACGAAGGATTAGCCGCCATGTTCACTGAAATTTTACAAGGATATGGAGGATTTTGGGTGAATCCTCAAACCCAAGCCATCGGATTAGATGCGCCTGAAAGTATAGAAGCCGTTAAGTTTTTACGCCAAACGATTAAAGAAGCTATTTCTCCTCCTGGCGTTACTACCTATGGAGAAGAAGAAACTCGACGGTTATTTGAAAGCGGAAATACGCTTTTTTTAAGAAATTGGCCCTACGTTTATGCCCTAGCATCTAATTCTTCCATTGCTGGAAATTATGCCCTGCAACCGATGGTGCATCTCCCTGGAAAACAAAGCGGAGCTTGTTTAGGAGGGTGGGGATTTGGGATTTCCAAAAGTTCAAAACATCAACAAGAAGCTTGGCAAGTTATTGAATATTTTAATCAACCAGCTATTCAACGCCAATACTTTTTAGAAACGGGTTATGTTCCCTCGCGGAAATCCCTATTTACCGATGATATTTTAGTTAACCAATATAACTATCTACCCGCTTTATTACAGGGGGCTGAAAACGCTGTTTTACGTCCTCCCATTCCTCAATATGCTCAAGCCTCTGATATTTTACAACGGTATCTGAGTGCAGCATTAACAGGAAGCAAAACTCCAGAACAAGCGATGAAAGCCGCCGCCGATGAAACTCGAACTTTATTAAACATTAACTTGTAAATTTTAAACATGAATTCTAATTCTTTAGAAAAACAGGAAAAAATAACCGGATGGTTGTTAATTTTGCCCGCCTTGTTAATGATTACTTTGGTATTTATCTACCCGATTTTAAGGTCATTTTGGTTAAGTCTATTCACGCAAAATTTAGGAACTCAATTACAACCCATTTTTTCAGGATTGAGTAATTATCAACGACTCTTAGGAGATGGTCGATTTTGGCAAACCCTATGGAATACTAGCGTTTTTACCAGTATTTCTATTATCTTAGAATTGATTTTCGGTTTATTGATTGCTTTAATTTTGAATCAAAGCTTTAAAGGTCGAGGATTTGTGAGAACAACCGCATTAATTCCTTGGGCGTTACCAACGGCCGTTATGGGGTTAGCTTGGGCGTGGATTTTTAATGACCAATATGGTGTAGTCAATGATATTTTGCAACGCCTCAATATTATTAATAGTCCCATGACTTGGTTAGGAGAACCGAATCGGGCAATGTTCGCCATGATTGTTGCTGATGTTTGGAAAACGACCCCATTTATGGCTATTATTTTATTAGCCGGATTGCAATCGATTTCTCAGGATTTATATGAAGCTCATGCTATTGATGGGGCGAATTCAATCCAAAGCTTTTATCAAATCACTATCCCTTTAATTACCCCGCAAATTATTATTGCTTTACTGTTTAGATTTGCTCAAGCTTTTGGGATTTTTGATTTAGTCCAGGTGATGACCGGAGGCGGCCCAGCAGGAGCAACAGAAACCGTTTCAATTTATATTTATGCCACGATTAGACGGTATCTGGATTTTGGTTATGGAGCCGCGTTAGTGGGGGTAACATTTTTATTATTGATCGTTGCGGTTTGTATCGCGGGTTTTTTCCTATCTAAACTTGATGTTAACGTGATTGGAGATCAATAAATGTCAATTTTTCATCCCTCAAGCGCCTTAAGTTCAATTCAGTGGAAAAAAATATTACTCCCCTTGGGTGTAATTTTCACAATTTTGTTTTGTTTAGCTCCGGTTTTCTGGCAATTGCTAACTTCTTTTAAAACGAATGCTGCGATTTCAACCGTTCCGAATATTTATTTTCCTTCTTTAGAACAACTCACTTTTCAACATTATTTCAGCTTGGGAAATCAATTTATTCGTTATATTTTTAATAGTGCTTTTGTATCCATGATTTCAACCTTATTCTGTTTAATGATTGGGACTCCGGCTGCTTATGCCTTAGCTCGATTAAAACTGCCTGGAGAAAATCTAATTTTAGCGTTGATTTTACTAATCACCTTATTTCCCTATATTCTGTTATTTATGGGCTTGTTAGAATTAGTTAAATTTTTTCAGGTCGGGAATAATTATTTGGCGTTAATTATTCCCTATACAGCAATTAATTTACCCTTAACGATTTTAATTTTAAGAAGTTTTTTCAAACAACTTCCCAAAGATTTAGAAGATTCTGCCAAAATTGATGGCTTCAATACAATATCTATGCTATTAAATATTGTTTTACCATTAACCCTTCCCGCCTTAGTCACCACCGGAATATTAACTTTCATTTTCGCTTGGAATGAATTTATTTTTGCCTTAACCTTTATTACCCGTGAAGATTTATATACGATTCCGGTTGCCGTAGCACAAATTGGCGGAGCTTCTTTATTAGAAATTCCCTATGGGCCCATGGCTGCGGCTACCTTAGCAGGAACCTTTCCTTTAGTAATTTTAGTGTTAATTTTTCAACGCCGAATTGTTCAAGGAATTACCGCAGGAGCCGTCAAAGGTTAAAACTGACATCATTACTTTATCCTTAAAGAATTGTTAAACTTAATGGAGATTATTAATCATGGCTAAACTGGAACTTCAACATTTAAAAAAGCAATTTTCTAATCAAGTAATTCCCGTTAAAGATATCACCCTAGAAGTCAATGATGGGGAATTCCTAACCTTATTAGGCCCGTCCGGTTGTGGAAAATCAACATTATTAAGAATGATTGCAGGACTCGACCAACCGACCGAGGGAAAAGTAATTTTAGGAAATCGAGATCTTACAACAGTTCCCCCTGGTGAACGGAATATTGCCATGGTTTTTCAAAGTTATGCACTGTATCCCCATTTAACCGTTTTTGATAATATTTCAACCGCTTTAAAATTAAGAAAAATTTCAAACCCTGAGATTCAAACCCGCGTTTATGATGTCGCTAACCGCTTAGAAATCGAACATTTATTAACTCGAAAACCTGCTCAACTTTCCGGGGGTCAACGTCAACGGGTTGCTTTAGCACGAGCGTTAGTCAGAAATCCTGAAGTTTTTTTATTAGATGAACCCTTAAGTAATTTAGATGCGTTATTACGAGAACAGGTGAGAGCCGATTTAAAACAATTATTTAATTCTCAACAAAAACCTGTGGTTTATGTCACCCATGATCAAACAGAAGCCCTGACTTTATCGAGTAAAATTGCTGTACTTTATCAAGGCTATTTACAACAATTAGCTTCTCCTTCAGAAATTTATAATGCTCCTGCTAATCAATTTGTAGCGGGTTTTGTTGGCAGTCCTCAGATGAATTTACTCTGCTTAAATTGTCGAGATAATCAGGCAATTTTAGGAGAGTT from Planktothrix serta PCC 8927 encodes:
- a CDS encoding carbohydrate ABC transporter permease codes for the protein MNSNSLEKQEKITGWLLILPALLMITLVFIYPILRSFWLSLFTQNLGTQLQPIFSGLSNYQRLLGDGRFWQTLWNTSVFTSISIILELIFGLLIALILNQSFKGRGFVRTTALIPWALPTAVMGLAWAWIFNDQYGVVNDILQRLNIINSPMTWLGEPNRAMFAMIVADVWKTTPFMAIILLAGLQSISQDLYEAHAIDGANSIQSFYQITIPLITPQIIIALLFRFAQAFGIFDLVQVMTGGGPAGATETVSIYIYATIRRYLDFGYGAALVGVTFLLLIVAVCIAGFFLSKLDVNVIGDQ
- a CDS encoding ABC transporter ATP-binding protein, whose amino-acid sequence is MAKLELQHLKKQFSNQVIPVKDITLEVNDGEFLTLLGPSGCGKSTLLRMIAGLDQPTEGKVILGNRDLTTVPPGERNIAMVFQSYALYPHLTVFDNISTALKLRKISNPEIQTRVYDVANRLEIEHLLTRKPAQLSGGQRQRVALARALVRNPEVFLLDEPLSNLDALLREQVRADLKQLFNSQQKPVVYVTHDQTEALTLSSKIAVLYQGYLQQLASPSEIYNAPANQFVAGFVGSPQMNLLCLNCRDNQAILGEFQIPLPPLKTQPSKIVLGIRPEDIHLGTWEDSDHLEAQIFLVEDLGKEKLLNVRIAEFDQRIRFLVPAQQTWEGETVKLSLSPQRIHWFDAESGDRFS
- a CDS encoding carbohydrate ABC transporter permease, with the translated sequence MSIFHPSSALSSIQWKKILLPLGVIFTILFCLAPVFWQLLTSFKTNAAISTVPNIYFPSLEQLTFQHYFSLGNQFIRYIFNSAFVSMISTLFCLMIGTPAAYALARLKLPGENLILALILLITLFPYILLFMGLLELVKFFQVGNNYLALIIPYTAINLPLTILILRSFFKQLPKDLEDSAKIDGFNTISMLLNIVLPLTLPALVTTGILTFIFAWNEFIFALTFITREDLYTIPVAVAQIGGASLLEIPYGPMAAATLAGTFPLVILVLIFQRRIVQGITAGAVKG
- a CDS encoding ABC transporter substrate-binding protein encodes the protein MKLKFSLFYQWGLTLLLVIIISSLTLKPAFSQQPVTVKVLVQALESTQWEPMIKSFHQTHPKIRLEVVKAPNNTNLVEDLYTSAYLLGDSPYDLAYMDVVWVQKFAAAGWLENLTEKVESEELNAYIQGDVEGGKYQDKLYRMPFRTDVGMLYYRKDLLQKAGLKPPKTFEDLINISKTIQDQNLAKWGYVWQGKQYEGLAAMFTEILQGYGGFWVNPQTQAIGLDAPESIEAVKFLRQTIKEAISPPGVTTYGEEETRRLFESGNTLFLRNWPYVYALASNSSIAGNYALQPMVHLPGKQSGACLGGWGFGISKSSKHQQEAWQVIEYFNQPAIQRQYFLETGYVPSRKSLFTDDILVNQYNYLPALLQGAENAVLRPPIPQYAQASDILQRYLSAALTGSKTPEQAMKAAADETRTLLNINL